The Salvia miltiorrhiza cultivar Shanhuang (shh) chromosome 2, IMPLAD_Smil_shh, whole genome shotgun sequence DNA window TGGGTAAACCGGAAAAGAATGGAGTAGATTTCACAGGGAGAGAATTTCCCATATATAAAGGGAGTAGAAAGCTAGGGTTACAACTAGGTTAAATCTTAGCCTAAAATAACAATAGGTATAGAAGGAAACCTGGATACGAATATATTCTACAGCATATTTGTTTCCTTTTATGTTTGATTTGTTGAGTTAGGTCCAAGTCTAGATTCTCTTGCTGTAAATTATTGTCTCTACTTCTACTATAATTGGAACGATGCCCTATTTGAATAGAAGTTATTTTTTCCTGGTTGCAGTTGCTTAATATCGGAAAAAGATGCATGATATTGTCACTTTTGACTTCTTGCAGTCAGTGGATGCCAATCTTAGGCGGTCTACCAGGAAGAGGAGGATGCCCATGAATCTTGAGGAATACACTGATAGTTCTGGAACAGAGGGAGAGGATAATGACTTAATGGTGAGTCTTATGTGCACCAGGCTTATGTACGCCATATAATTGATGGTTATATGTGTCCATCTGGTTTAGTTTGATCCTCCTTTTGGAGCTCTTCCTCCAGCTaataactattttatttttgtctcaGATGCCAAGGTATCAGAGATCTAGGAACAGAATAAACAATAACATTGCAAGCCAAGATGAGTTGACACCTCGTCGTGAAGGGCTAAGACCCCGTCGCGAAGGACTTCGGCCTCGACGTTCCAGAGTAGGTTCTAGAAAAGCATTGCGAATAGAATCCGAGGAGGAACAAAGCACATCTGATGAAAAGGGGACAAATGTCGAACCAGAAAATGCTAAAGACATGGAGGATAATGATGCTGATGATGGAGAGGGGGAAGAGGAGGGTGCTGGTGAAGAGGATGGTGAAGATGAAGAGGAAGATGGTGATGATGAAGAGGGGGAAGAGCAAGAGGGTAGAAGGCGGTATGATCTCCGTAATCGAGCAGATGTCCGCAGGCTCTCAATAGAGCAGAGTAAACAAATGCCAAGATCCCCACGTAGAGTACTTCATCAAGGGATGGGTTCCAAAGTAGGCAGGGATGCAAGGAGGGGCAGCTCACGAGTTCATAAACGTCATCGAATGACACGAGCTGAAGACTCTGATGATTCTCTTCTAGTAGATGAGCTTGATCAAGGTCCTCCAATACCATGGGGGAGAGGTGGCAGCAGGTCTGCTCCTCCTTGGTTGCTTGGAGGGCTAGACATCCAAGGGACTACATCATGGGGTTTAAATGTTGCTGCATCTGGTTGGGGTCATCAAAATGATACACTTTCTAATTTGTCTTCTGGTATTCAAACTGCTGGTCCAAGCTCCAAAGGAGGGGCTGACATTCAGCCTGTTCAAATTGATGAGACTGTAAGTTTTGATGATATAGGTGGTTTGTCTGAGTATATTGATGCCTTGAAGGAAATGGTGTTCTTTCCACTGTTATATCCAGACTTTTTTGCAAGCTACAACATTACTCCACCCAGGGGGGTCTTATTATGTGGTCCTCCTGGCACAGGGAAAACATTGATTGCGAGAGCATTGGCTTGTGCTGCGTCAAAGGCTGGACAGAAAGTCAGTTTTTATATGCGAAAGGGGGCTGATGTCCTGAGCAAATGGGTTGGGGAAGCTGAAAGACAATTGAAATTGTTATTTGAAGAAGCTCAAAAGAATCAGCCCTCAATAATCTTCTTCGATGAGATTGATGGGCTTGCACCTGTTAGGTCTAGCAAACAAGAGCAGATTCATAATTCAATTGTGTCGACTTTGCTTGCCTTAATGGATGGTCTTGATTCTCGCGGACAAGTAGTTTTGATTGGTGCAACTAACAGAGTTGATGCTATTGATGGAGCCTTGAGGCGCCCTGGGAGATTTGATCGTGAGTTTAACTTTCCTTTGCCTGGCTGTGAAGCACGTGCTGAAATTCTAGATATACATACTCGTAAGTGGAAGGAGGCCCCTTCCAAGGAGCTAAAACTGGAACTTGCATCTAGTTGTGTAGGATACTGTGGTGCTGATTTAAAAGCTCTATGCACTGAAGCTGCAATACGTGCTTTTCGGGAAAGATATCCACAAGTTTATACAAGTGATGACAAATTTTTGATAGATGTTGATTCTGTGAAGGTGGAAAAGTATCACTTTGTAGAGGCCATGACAACAATCACCCCTGCTGCACACAGAGGCTCCATTGTGAACTCGAGGCCGTTATCACCTGTTGTTTTTCCATGTCTGCAACGACTTCTGAAAAAGGCTATGAGTATCATTTGTGACATATTCCCTGTTGTTTCATCAGATACATCAAAGCTTTCAATGCTTTCCTATGGATCGGCAATTTCTCTTGTCTATAGGCCTAGGCTTCTATTGTGTGGTGATGATGGTGTCGGGCTGGTAAGTGtcttattttttcttctctcttgTTTAATCCTTTTTTGTACCAATCTTTATAAAGGTTAGATGTGACATAATGTActgatttctttgattttgtaGGATCATCTTGGGCCTGCAGTTTTGCATGAACTAGAGAAGTTTCCTGTTCACTCTCTTGCTCTACCATCTTTACTATCTGATCCTGGAGCTAAAACACCAGAGGAAGCTTTGGTGCATGTTTTTGGTGAAGCCAGGAGAACTACGCCATCTATACTATATTTGCCTCAGTTCCACCTTTGGTGGGAGAGTGTGAGTGCATTATCACTTAGTTTCTGGGCGATTATCTGGATCTGGTTTCTGGTGTTGATTTATTTATGTGTATTTATTACTCTTTTTATTCCAGGTCACTGTAGCATCAATATTTTGCTATTAATTGGATAAAATTTTTTGCTTTTTAGGCTCATGACCAACTTAAGGCTGTATTGCGGACGCTGTTGGAAGAATTACCTTCTGGTTTGCCCATATTACTATTGGGAACATCCTCTATCCCACTTGCTGAGATATGTGATAGTCCCTCAATATTCTCCGACCGCCATATGTATGTCTATCAATACTTCATATATTATGACCTGGATTTACTTTCATGATTCCGGTCTAAGTTTAACTTGTAGCTGCATCTGTTGATTTTCTACATCTTATCGGTATTTATGTTCTTTCCAATATGAGTAGTGTATAATGTTCATTTTTTTTGGTTACTCTTCTAGGaaatttttctttcaatttagGATGCCAGAAAACTTCTATTTGCTTTCTTTATTGTCATCATCCAGTGCTCAAAGTTCAAGGCAATCATGCATGATCCTCATAtgatgaataaatataattgagAAGCCTGCAATTTCATCCAGAAGCTTTCGATATTTCTTTCTGATATTGATTCAAGTTTATTTGCTTACGGCAAATTTTGAGCTTAGATCAATTTTCTCGCCCTTCCCAGTCTTCACCTTTTACTAGGTGTATATAGTTTTTCCTTTTCACCTTAATAGCATATCCTCTATGGAACTAAGGAAAATAAATCCCTTTATTGTCTGTAACATGCTTGCTAAACCTAACATGTCTTGTTGGGAACTTGATTCACCTGTCCTTCACCTCAACTCAGAGATTTGGGAGCACATAGGAGTTTGATGACCTTCCTTTATATGTTTGACTGCTCATAGGACATGTATTTAGCAATTATCAATATCCTTGAGAAAAAGTTTGGTTGATGAAGCCGAGAAAGAAACTGTGGTTTGATGGAAATTGATCAATGTTTGATTGGAGTTTCCTCATCCATTGCTGTTGCCATTTGTCTTTTTTCTCCATAACTGGAATAATAAGAAGTCGTGTGGCATAACTGTCGAATTCTCTGTAATAATTTATGCAGATCTAACCCAAACTTTGTGATATTTAATCATTCATCTATTTTATGCCTTGGTCCTTTGTACTGTATTTTTAAGTCAGTTGCATTCCTTGTCTCTATTTCAAACCTTAACTGAAGGTTTTCTCTTTCAGTGAAAGTTAGGTCGATGTTTCTAAAATAATTGGAACGGCAAGAGGTCTTGGCTGTATAATTGCTAGATTCCCTTTATCAATTTTTGCTTTTGCCTCTATTGTTTGATCTATTGTACATTGTTGTTCAAACTATGCTAAAATTTGTTCCTTTTCTTTGTTCTTCTTTTTGGGTGTATTGACAGTTTGCATTTAAGCTCACCATTAAAAGAAGACAGATCATTGTTTTTTGATCGTCTGATAGAAGCAGCATTGTCAGTTCAATCTGAGAATTTGACGATATCAGCTTCATCTAAGGGCCTTCCTGAACTTCCAAAAGCACCAAAAGTGGCTACAGGACCTAAGGTCTCTGAGCTAAGGGCTAAAGCCGAAGCACAGGGCCATGCTCTTCGTCGGCTACGCATGTGCCTTCGAGATGTTTGCAATCGGTGAGAAATACATCTTTCTGTTTCAGGTATAATTTCATGATTGTCTCACAAATTTTGGATTCTTTACTCCTTCATTTCTTTACAGGATTCTTTACGATAAGCGGTTCAGTGCCTTCCATTATCCAGTCTCGGACGAAGATGCACCAAACTACCATGCAATAATCCAGAATCCTATGGACGTCGCAACTTTGCTGCAGCGTGTTGACAGTGGAAAATATATCACATGTAAATCATTCGTGGAAGATTTTGACCTCATTTTGGCTAATGCTAAGGTTCGTGCTCATGTAAAACCTGTTTATGTATAGCTGCAAATATGCCTCTGCATGTTGAATGAATAAAATATGCTCATCTTATGCAAAAATGCTGTATATCAATTGATGAAGTAGAAGTAACTAAAGAAGCATGTAAGACATGCCACTCATGATTTGTACATGGTTATAATTAAATATGGATTCATTTATTGGCAAGACTAGTTATCTTCCGCGAATTATTGGATGCTGCTGGTCATTTCATTGTATCCCTTCAAGCGGCTTGACCTTTCTTTATCTTTACTTTTGCATGTTCATCCTCTCCGAGAAGTTCTTTACAGTTTCTGCTATAGCAGTTGTAGATGCTCGTCTATAAATAATATGACTTGTTCTTCTGACATTTCTGTTTCCCGTTCCACAGAAATACAATGGGGATGATTACAATGGATCTAGGATCGTGAGCAGAGCATACGAACTCCGTGATTCTGTATGTCCCTAAACCAGTTAAATGGTTTATCTTTTCTAGCTGAAGCCTTGAATCCATCTGATGCAAGTAATGTTCCACTTTTTTCAGGTCCACGGTATGCTATCCCAGATGGACCCTTCCTTGGTCACATTTTGTGACAAGATTGCCGAGGAAGGCGGCCCAATCTCCTTGCCCGTTGATGATGGGACTACTCTGCCTCAGTCTCCCGTCATCCAAATGATGTTGACGACTAGGGCAAGCGCCCGTCTTCGTAATGTGCAGCCCGAAGTTAATCTCGATCAGAGCTATGAACCAACTAAAAAGCCCAAGAAACAAACCGATGCCTCTCAAGCAGGTATcatcttctcttttcatttcaAAGTAAGTCGTCTAGCTGAACATCGCGTTTCTTGAAAACTAATTGCTTTGGAACTTGTTTTTCACCTCACTGTTGGTGGCAGAAGAGGGATCTGACCTTGATTTGGACCCACCAAAGGCAGCCGAAGAAGCTGAGGCAAATTGTACAGAGCAGCCAACAGTAGAGACGCCGGTTTCTGACAGCGATGAGCAGCCGGGAAATTCCAATTGCGACAACGCCGAGTGCACGACGCAGGACGTTACCATGTCGTGTGCAGAAACTTCAGATCAGGTGGATTCCATAAAGAAGCTGTTCCTGGATCGGTCGAAAGAGTACAACATCCCGCAGCTTGAGAGATTGTACACGAGCATAATGAAGGGCGTTTTTGAAACAAAAGATAGGTCTGAGGTTAAAGATCTTAAAGCCTCAATTTTGCGTTTCTTGTTTGAGTTTGCAGAAGATCAATCTAGGTTCTAGCTCTTCTAACTTTGATATAGAGTATTTTTCCAGCTTGGACGGAATTCAGTAAATTTATtctttcatctctctctccccccctcTCGCTTCAATTTACGTTTTTTGAGTTTGCAGTTAACATAAAACCATATTCTATTGGGATAATAAGTTAATAACATGTAATTATTGAACTTTGATCAAATTTTAATTGCTATTCtaaaaatatgaacttttaattcaACCTTAATTTGGTTGGAATTCGTCgtgatttatttataaaaaacaGAGCTTAGATGCGGATGACGTTACAAACGTCTTTTATTTGGTCGCTTTTTtacaaaattagaatttaatcaaatttcaataacttataagctgttaTACCTATTGTAAGCTCACTACCAATTCGTCAACTCGGTGATATTTGAGTAAaataactctctctctctctggcgaGGTAAAAGTACCAACATCCAATATATGTAATCTTGATTGGAATTAAAATGGCAGCTAGCTAGTTAATTGCTAGCTCGTGACATTGAAAAAGCAACTGTCTTACAACTTTAATTACACTTGATCATGATTCAAACTAATTCTTTTCCTACTTCCACCATTAGAGTTAACTCGAATCCAACACAAAACATCTCAGCAACAAACCACTTTGTGCATCCCATTCCCCTATTCCATCAAGCTTTGATTCGCCTTAGGGCAAGGTAGGCCAACACTCTGTACCCTACAAACATGATCACCAGAATCCCCACGCTCAACGCCGGGTGGATCTGCCCGCTGATGTCCTCGTGCACAAACCTACATGTCGCTATGTCGTGGTGTCTTCCCGTCGAGGAGCAACCGAGCAATGAGGAGATGCTCTCCCCGTCCCCGTATTGGACGTTGATGAGCAGCCGGTAGGTGTAGAACGTCGTGGATGCGTACTTTATCCACGCCACAAAGGGGGGCACTTTGTGCACGTAGTAACCCCCGGTCAGCACAAAGGCGAGCATCGTGACTGTGACCATCGTCGAGGCCTGCTTGGCATCCATGATGAAGGCACCAAGCGCGAGGCCAAGGCCGATGGACACAAGCACGTAGGCTAACAAGACGAGTAATGTCAAGACGAAAGCTGAGAGCTCGGGCTTGAGCCCCGTCATCCAGTAGAGTATGGACAGGAAGAGGGTCGGGAGGATGAGCTCCATCGGTAGGTCCCCGGTGATCCGGGCCATGAAGTAGGACGATAACGTGTACATCCCGGCTGCCTTCTCCTTCATGAAGATGGCTCGCTCCTGGGGGAAGGCGAAGACCGCATTGAAGGAGGGGAAGACGCCCCAGAAGATGGAGACGAAGAAGAGGAGACCTAGGCGGTCCTGGACATCTCTGTAGTCGGAATGCCACCACATGAAACCACCTAGCAACGAGGCCGTGATCACTTGGAACACCCTCAAAGAGTTGAAGGTCTCGTGCTTCCGCTCTTTGAGGTTCCGCTGCAGCAGAATGCTCAACTGGTTAAACCAAGTCGCTAAATGGCTCGTGCAGCTGTACTCCTTAGTCGGAGGATTCCCATTCCCATTCCCCACCACCGGAGCTTCCATGCAAGCCGTTTTAACCTTTGGAGCAAGCACATTGTTATAGGAGGATACAAGAGTTTGCCTCACATTAGGCCTCTCCCTCTCACTAAACCCATCAACTTGGCATACCCCTACATCCAATAAAACAAGATttacatcaacaacaaaactACCAAATTTCAACATATGACCCACTAATCCATATCATAGAGGTAAATGCAAAAGGTAAAAGTAAATTAAGATGTTTTGACCTAATAATCAAGATGTTCCAATAGACTACGTTACTCTAAGGGACGGCAaattaaaattagtaaaaaaTGGCAAGATATTTAAGATATATGTTATAGTAAACAGAGAAATGAACTAATTAGAGCTGTCCAATGTTGGTGGTGAGTTGGGAGTCCACTCATTATAATGGCTGCTAATGGATATTTGGGCCATCACCACCACTTATACCTTCATTCAAATCTTAATTTATTAATGTCACACCATAAAAGAAATAATTCTTCTTGGTGGAGGGACACTTTCATCTTCTCACCACCTCCATCCACGTGGACTTGTTACTaccaatttttttgttttaattaagGTACATAGGCAAAGAAAAGGCAACAACACTTTTCCAGATCACAGATGTGCCATGACGCATCTGCAAACTATTGTCTTTTTTGCTAGGTTTTATTCAAGAAACTCGTGCTAGAAATGATACTAAACGACATATATACACTTGTATTCTTTTTAACTATGTTGATCTAtcacaaaaaagaaatattatacTCACCTTGTTGAATGAAACATTCCATATGCCTAGTGTGTGCAGTGTGTGTGATGATGGACTAAATGCATTCAAATGTTCTTAGTAAAAGAAAGTATTCAAAATTGCCAACTCTTTAGTTGGATGCTATCCGACGCAAGCAATGTTGTCACGTTTATCACAATCCACATTATCATAATTGTGTCTCCAACGAGAGATTAACAGAGCTAAtccatttcttaatctttttTTAATCTTGTTGAATGCTCGAAACAACCTTAAACAACTAATTAAAAGAATATCTAGCAAGTGGGAGATGCTTTAATTTATACCCTTTCCACAAATATAAACTTGTGTTAGTGTCATTAATGTCCCACCAATCTATTTTCGACAGCCAAATTAGGGCAAAAAAGAATCAACGAATTAGGAAAATCGACAAATTAAAACAAAACTTGTTATGTCACGGCCTCAATATCAATATTGTGACCTAGACTATCACTAGCAATAGTTGGCAAACATTTTCAGGTGCTTGACAATTGACCTTAGCACTTATATGCACAGAACTAGCTATTCTTGAAGGAATTATTACCTTACTGTAACATGTTATCTTTTGGGATCCTAAACAGGCATATTTCATTATTAAAAGTGGCTACAAAGGTACTTCACTATTATGCATAAACACTACCCATATATTCTTGAAAGGAATTATTACTTACCTTAGTGTAGCGTATCTGTTTTGGGATCCTACCATAGTTCATCAAAATCGATAGTTTTTTTACGGAATATCTTATGTCATCTAAATAATGGGACATGGGGTTTTGTTGAAAAGTCAGTAGCTAGCTCCATCTTCCATCCATTTCAAAGTGATTCTGTGTGTGTGTCAATCcaaaaatttaaagattttggtttgtgggtgggggggggggggtggccATACCCTACCCTAGTGCAACTACCacttcactacaagaaaacacacTAATCATACATACATATGTATGGAGAGATATATTATATACACAACACGAATTCTAAGATGCTCAAATCAAGAGCCTACCATAACATGTCGTTTTCTCAATGCTTTCTCTATAATGATCGGTCAAAACAATCTAgctatgcatttttttttcaactttatGTCACCGTGGATCATCTAATCAAATAATGCATAATTATCATACCATTTTCAATAATGCACAGCTACTTTTTCGAAACGCATAAATCCTAATTtctcaagaaaatgaaatgGTGACTTTTATCTCGCACATTATGGTAAAAGAAAAGGAGCATATAAAGGGTACAAAATATCATACTATATATTTCTGATGATAGAGAATTTTTTTAGCCTTAAAGAAGCCAAAACAAAATGAGAAGATATAGAGGCCGGGCCCACATTCCCAATAAGGGATCCTTGTTAGCATCAAATGACACATTGCcgatttaaaaagaaaaatcgaTTCCATCTTCTGTATAATGTTTTAAGAtcctattaatttttttggttACTTTTGGAGTTTTTGTCTTTAAAAAATGGGAGCGAATCTGACGACGACACCAACTCCCACCTCAACGAATTAAAATAAGATGTAATTCCAACTTTTCcgtgaaaagaaaaaagtttAGAATGTGATCTTATTCGactataattaaaatgaatattCTTAGCTATGATAGTATAGTCTTGATTAATGTAAAgagataatttaaaatttgaataaatgtAACTAAAAAATTCCGTTCAACTATAGAAATTATGATAGACATGAGACATCATTACTTTtcccaaaacaaaaaaaaaaggttatggaaacactacatcaaaatcactAAAAGAAAGTGGGCATCATGAGAAAATGgctaagaaaaaaaaagtgtaaagGCAAAAGCTCAAAAGATAGGAGACACGTGGTATGAAGCtagaaattcataaaaatttgcCCTTTCACTGTGTGTTCAAGAATTCATATTACTCATTATTATGCTTCTAAAACAATTCTCCCACCACCATTACATCTCATCAAAAGTTTCAAATGTAACTGCGTGCAAAGGCATATCATAGAGTATTATTTCTACTATATTATGGATTAAGTCTTGCAACTACTGACTAGTTCGACTCCAACTTAAACTTATAATTTCGTGTATAATATCGTTGTCGCAGCCACCTCTCAATGCGCAACTTGTGCAGACAGATTTGAACTTAACCTCAAAATTAAACTCATCCAATCCAGACAGATTTGAACTTAACCTCAAAATTAAACTCATCCAATCCAGACAGATTTGAACTTAACCTCAAAAGTCATCCAATCCATGTCTTTTTCCCGGTAGACTCAATTAATACTCACTAGAGTCAGAGTGTCAATTTTTGAAGAAAAGTTGTGAATTATGAAGATGGCCCAGCTTTAATGGCGGAAACGACACTGTATATAGTCCAGTTTATTATAGTACAaattggattaaaaaaaatctagatGTGGATGAAGTATTAGTTTTTAAGAATTAAATGccttaaattaaattttcaggTGTGACCACTCTTATTGTTGGACCATATTTGGTTTTGCTACTATAAGTTACACTACAAAGAACAACAAATATCTCTCTTTAGTTGAAAATGatgtaaaatatatattttcatcaattttttcatatgTTCTTGTATGTTTTGTAGGATGAATAATTTCtgtaagataattttttttttttttttccaaacagCCCCTTATCCCTTATCCAACAAAAAAGGACAAGCTATGTTTATATGGGCACATTGAATATGCACCAATACTTCCCCAAAAGTTAAAATTAACTTCATATACTCaataattatgaaaattaagCATCATGAGTTATTCTTTTTAATGCCAAATGTGACAACATTAACTTAGTGAAATTTAAGATTATAATTGAAAATAAGCAAGTGGGAAATACGGTTTCATAAACACTAGTGCAATAATGGTCTATGTCCAATTAAAGACAGCAAATATGCTTGTTTTTAGCCAACAGACACGAAAATCACTATCAAAAACTAGTCAAGCATTTAATGAGAAGCTTGACTATATACATACGACTAAAATCAGCCTTATATCTCGTATTTCAATACCATTAATATGTAAACGCTTGTATATAAAATCCTAATAAAATGATGTTCCATGAGTATATAGTGTGATACTAAATCACGTAATTTCGACGAATACGAGAAAAAAACACTAGGAAATACTTaaattaagcaaaaaaaaaCGAAGCGCAGCTCAATTAGAGAAACGTACCGTTGGCTAGATCGAGCATGAAGTCGGCCGGATTCATGGGGAAGAGCGGAGAGAAGCCGATGCTGTCGAAGTAAGGCGTGGCTTGGCCCCGGGTGCCGAAGTATATGCAGCGGCCCTCCGACAGCACGAGCAAATCGTCGAACATCTGGTAGGCGCGGCTGGACGGCTGGTGCACCGACATCACCACCGTCTTCCCCCTCGCCGCGAGCCCCCCCAGCGCCGCCACGAGGCGGTAGGCAGCCGTGGCGTCGAGCCCCGACGTCGGCTCGTCGAGGACCAGCAGGCTGGGGTCCACCAGCATCTCGTGCGCGATGCTCACCCGCTTCCGCTCCCCGCCGGAGACGCCGCGCACGAAGCTGTTCCCAATGATCGTGTCCGCGCACCGCCCCAGCCCCAGCTCCGCgatcgccgcctccgccgccgcgaTCTTCTCATCCCGGCCCACCGAGCCGGGAAGGCGGAGAAGCGAGCAGAAGATCAAGGTCTCTCTCACAGTCAGGTGAGGATACAACACGTCGTCTTGCGCTACGAAGCCGGTTTTCTTCGCGATTTGCTTGCTGAATTTCCGGCCGTTGAAGAGGATGGCGCCGGCGAGGCCTTGGCCGCCCTGGAAGCGGCCGGCGAGCGCGTTCAGGAGCGTCGATTTGCCGCTGCCGGAGGGGCCCATGATCGCCAGCACCCGCCCCGGCACCGCCGTGCCCGTTATCCCGTTCAAAATCGTCCGCTCCTGGTGGCGCGGCGCCGGATTCTCCAcatcgccgcctccgccgccgagCATGCTCATTATTCCGCCGGTTCTTGATTTCCCGCCGCCGCCATGCAGCTTCACTCTATATGAAACATCCACAaactgaaaaaaagaaaagaaaaaaaaaaggttaatttTGAAAACTATCATCCAACAGTACACTACTTGCAACTactttcattaaaataatttaatgaaattaacaCTAAATAAATGATAGTATATGTATACCTTAAGCATGATGGGAAAAGAACACTGCAAATTCCGATccaaattattttgattttgtgtGGAATTTGCTCCTCCATTATTACTAGGGGGGGCTTCTGCTGCTTCACCAGACACCAACattgtattttctctgtctaaATTTCTCAGAATTGCGTCGAAATTAAGGATGGTACAGTTGCAAAATTTAAGATACAAAAAAATTTATGTGAAAAAAGTAGTGGCGAtgttgagggagagagagagaaataggaAGCAAGAAACGAAAATTGATGAGAGAGAAGCAAAGCTGTTGCTCCCCACCCCTATTTATTTGGTTTGGTGTCTGCCACATGCTACGTGGCACTTCACGAGCTAAGCCATGTGTAACCATTTTTTTCacccattatatatatatatatagaggagacctataataaaaacacattttagggtatatttgatatatagagataaagggtgataaataaaacttagataaataataccagGGGGAGAAGATATTAAATTTCCCAGTGAAACAGTGATATAAGAGCGGGCCTCTCGCTTAATGCGGACCTTCTTGTTAATCAATATTGCTATCAAACGCTTAGATAAGACATGATTATTTATCTATCTTGTTTTATTTGGGGCTATCAAACATacataggaaccattttcagcccttacatcatcaagatctacggttgattcatcaccttattggatgaattcatggtcttgagttcaaatcccataaataacaaaaaaaattatttttcgcaactcatacctttatacagtgaattcatacgtgttctacataaaatacatatatataggggagagtta harbors:
- the LOC131010158 gene encoding ATPase family AAA domain-containing protein At1g05910-like isoform X2 — protein: MHDIVTFDFLQSVDANLRRSTRKRRMPMNLEEYTDSSGTEGEDNDLMMPRYQRSRNRINNNIASQDELTPRREGLRPRREGLRPRRSRVGSRKALRIESEEEQSTSDEKGTNVEPENAKDMEDNDADDGEGEEEGAGEEDGEDEEEDGDDEEGEEQEGRRRYDLRNRADVRRLSIEQSKQMPRSPRRVLHQGMGSKVGRDARRGSSRVHKRHRMTRAEDSDDSLLVDELDQGPPIPWGRGGSRSAPPWLLGGLDIQGTTSWGLNVAASGWGHQNDTLSNLSSGIQTAGPSSKGGADIQPVQIDETVSFDDIGGLSEYIDALKEMVFFPLLYPDFFASYNITPPRGVLLCGPPGTGKTLIARALACAASKAGQKVSFYMRKGADVLSKWVGEAERQLKLLFEEAQKNQPSIIFFDEIDGLAPVRSSKQEQIHNSIVSTLLALMDGLDSRGQVVLIGATNRVDAIDGALRRPGRFDREFNFPLPGCEARAEILDIHTRKWKEAPSKELKLELASSCVGYCGADLKALCTEAAIRAFRERYPQVYTSDDKFLIDVDSVKVEKYHFVEAMTTITPAAHRGSIVNSRPLSPVVFPCLQRLLKKAMSIICDIFPVVSSDTSKLSMLSYGSAISLVYRPRLLLCGDDGVGLDHLGPAVLHELEKFPVHSLALPSLLSDPGAKTPEEALVHVFGEARRTTPSILYLPQFHLWWESAHDQLKAVLRTLLEELPSGLPILLLGTSSIPLAEICDSPSIFSDRHILHLSSPLKEDRSLFFDRLIEAALSVQSENLTISASSKGLPELPKAPKVATGPKVSELRAKAEAQGHALRRLRMCLRDVCNRILYDKRFSAFHYPVSDEDAPNYHAIIQNPMDVATLLQRVDSGKYITCKSFVEDFDLILANAKKYNGDDYNGSRIVSRAYELRDSVHGMLSQMDPSLVTFCDKIAEEGGPISLPVDDGTTLPQSPVIQMMLTTRASARLRNVQPEVNLDQSYEPTKKPKKQTDASQAEEGSDLDLDPPKAAEEAEANCTEQPTVETPVSDSDEQPGNSNCDNAECTTQDVTMSCAETSDQVDSIKKLFLDRSKEYNIPQLERLYTSIMKGVFETKDRSEVKDLKASILRFLFEFAEDQSRF
- the LOC131010158 gene encoding ATPase family AAA domain-containing protein At1g05910-like isoform X1, producing the protein MFSKGSVVVDGPDSRPVRTSDRLKSRTRHHNRRMYYTPNIVMRSQKKKPKKRASSSHLAKIFQKERTSSKANSVDANLRRSTRKRRMPMNLEEYTDSSGTEGEDNDLMMPRYQRSRNRINNNIASQDELTPRREGLRPRREGLRPRRSRVGSRKALRIESEEEQSTSDEKGTNVEPENAKDMEDNDADDGEGEEEGAGEEDGEDEEEDGDDEEGEEQEGRRRYDLRNRADVRRLSIEQSKQMPRSPRRVLHQGMGSKVGRDARRGSSRVHKRHRMTRAEDSDDSLLVDELDQGPPIPWGRGGSRSAPPWLLGGLDIQGTTSWGLNVAASGWGHQNDTLSNLSSGIQTAGPSSKGGADIQPVQIDETVSFDDIGGLSEYIDALKEMVFFPLLYPDFFASYNITPPRGVLLCGPPGTGKTLIARALACAASKAGQKVSFYMRKGADVLSKWVGEAERQLKLLFEEAQKNQPSIIFFDEIDGLAPVRSSKQEQIHNSIVSTLLALMDGLDSRGQVVLIGATNRVDAIDGALRRPGRFDREFNFPLPGCEARAEILDIHTRKWKEAPSKELKLELASSCVGYCGADLKALCTEAAIRAFRERYPQVYTSDDKFLIDVDSVKVEKYHFVEAMTTITPAAHRGSIVNSRPLSPVVFPCLQRLLKKAMSIICDIFPVVSSDTSKLSMLSYGSAISLVYRPRLLLCGDDGVGLDHLGPAVLHELEKFPVHSLALPSLLSDPGAKTPEEALVHVFGEARRTTPSILYLPQFHLWWESAHDQLKAVLRTLLEELPSGLPILLLGTSSIPLAEICDSPSIFSDRHILHLSSPLKEDRSLFFDRLIEAALSVQSENLTISASSKGLPELPKAPKVATGPKVSELRAKAEAQGHALRRLRMCLRDVCNRILYDKRFSAFHYPVSDEDAPNYHAIIQNPMDVATLLQRVDSGKYITCKSFVEDFDLILANAKKYNGDDYNGSRIVSRAYELRDSVHGMLSQMDPSLVTFCDKIAEEGGPISLPVDDGTTLPQSPVIQMMLTTRASARLRNVQPEVNLDQSYEPTKKPKKQTDASQAEEGSDLDLDPPKAAEEAEANCTEQPTVETPVSDSDEQPGNSNCDNAECTTQDVTMSCAETSDQVDSIKKLFLDRSKEYNIPQLERLYTSIMKGVFETKDRSEVKDLKASILRFLFEFAEDQSRF